In the genome of Nitrospira japonica, one region contains:
- a CDS encoding citrate/2-methylcitrate synthase, with translation MRIAESENTPGYSPGLDGVIAGETALCHVDEDEGGLRYRGYAVSDLADQATFEEVAHLLLCGTLPTRKELKEFEGRLAAEALLPAPVEAFLGMIPPAAHPMDILRTSVSLLGMIETDAEDHSHDANLRKSIRLLAQIPLVISVAHGLANGTPRMEAQPNLTFAENLLCLLTGRRGGEEWRLMAHVLDVSLTLYAEHEFNASTFAARATASTMTDLHSAVTSAIGTLKGPLHGGANEAVAEMFLEIERPDRAEGWIREQLGGKRRIMGFGHRVLKNGDSRSAIIQRHADRLSRTCRDRRWYDIALIIERVMRQEKGLCPNLDFYTAVAYLLMGIPRRLYTPIFVCSRITGWCAHVIEQQDHNRLIRPRALYKGPARESYVDIDHRR, from the coding sequence ATGCGAATCGCTGAGTCGGAAAACACTCCCGGATATAGCCCGGGGCTGGACGGAGTCATTGCCGGAGAAACGGCCCTCTGCCATGTGGACGAGGACGAAGGAGGCCTGCGATATCGCGGGTACGCAGTCAGCGATTTGGCGGACCAGGCGACCTTCGAGGAGGTGGCCCATCTGCTACTGTGCGGGACGTTGCCGACCAGGAAGGAGTTGAAGGAGTTCGAGGGGCGGCTCGCAGCGGAGGCCCTGTTGCCCGCCCCTGTCGAAGCGTTTCTTGGCATGATCCCTCCGGCCGCGCATCCCATGGATATTCTGAGAACGAGCGTCTCCCTGCTGGGAATGATCGAGACGGATGCCGAAGATCATTCGCATGACGCGAACCTCCGGAAATCCATCCGCCTCCTGGCGCAGATTCCCCTCGTGATTTCGGTCGCACATGGGCTCGCGAACGGGACCCCCCGCATGGAGGCGCAACCGAATCTGACCTTCGCCGAGAATCTCTTGTGCCTCTTGACCGGCCGGAGAGGAGGCGAGGAATGGCGCCTCATGGCGCACGTCCTCGACGTATCCCTCACGCTCTATGCCGAGCATGAATTCAATGCCTCCACGTTCGCGGCCCGCGCGACCGCCTCCACCATGACGGACCTCCACTCGGCCGTGACATCGGCGATCGGCACGCTCAAAGGACCACTTCACGGGGGGGCAAATGAGGCGGTCGCGGAGATGTTCCTCGAGATCGAACGCCCTGACAGAGCGGAAGGATGGATCAGGGAGCAGCTGGGGGGAAAACGCCGGATCATGGGCTTCGGCCATCGTGTCCTCAAGAATGGCGATTCGCGCTCCGCGATTATCCAGCGGCACGCCGATCGCTTGAGCCGGACCTGCCGCGACCGCCGATGGTACGACATCGCCCTGATCATCGAACGCGTCATGCGGCAGGAGAAGGGCCTCTGCCCGAATCTTGATTTCTACACAGCGGTGGCCTATCTCCTGATGGGCATTCCCCGCCGACTCTATACGCCGATCTTCGTCTGCTCCCGCATCACGGGGTGGTGCGCTCACGTGATCGAACAGCAGGATCACAACAGGCTGATCCGTCCGCGGGCTCTATACAAGGGGCCCGCAAGAGAGTCCTATGTCGACATCGACCACCGTCGCTGA
- a CDS encoding DUF6941 family protein — protein MTDIVKPSVQAFLVCDQVIEDSVTKKKSLIGLFTHLQAAAFPFQHQQMGLYFCLTDAEGTYRFDIDLMYLNTEQLVCRATLPNIVIGDRLQISDFGINIPSLIFPAPGRYEFRLRMEGHLIAQKDFNVMQLQPHPAS, from the coding sequence ATGACCGACATCGTCAAACCGAGCGTCCAAGCTTTTCTCGTGTGCGATCAGGTGATCGAGGACAGCGTTACGAAGAAGAAAAGTCTCATCGGCCTGTTCACGCATCTCCAGGCTGCGGCCTTTCCCTTCCAGCACCAACAGATGGGGCTGTATTTCTGCCTGACCGACGCCGAAGGGACCTACCGATTCGATATCGACCTGATGTATTTGAACACGGAACAATTGGTGTGTCGCGCCACGCTGCCGAACATCGTCATCGGAGATCGCCTGCAAATCTCCGACTTCGGCATCAATATTCCTTCCCTGATCTTTCCGGCTCCGGGACGCTATGAGTTCCGCCTGCGCATGGAAGGGCATCTGATTGCGCAGAAGGACTTCAACGTCATGCAGCTCCAACCCCATCCTGCCTCTTAA
- a CDS encoding carboxyl transferase domain-containing protein, with the protein MRIIKTSLVTTSEEFSANVAHYQGLRADLDKHLSLAEAGGPADAVALHKQRGKLTVRERVAALLDPDSPWLELSPLAACGMYEEQVPAAGLISGIGFVSGRPCVIAANDATVKGGTYFPMTIKKHLRAQEIALENRLPAIYLADSGGIFLPMQAELFADKNHFGRIFYNQARMSALGIPQIAVVMGMCTAGGAYVPAMSDENVIVKGTGTIYLGGPPLVKAATGEEVTPEELGGADLHTRLSGVSDHLAENDQDALKICRSIVATLPRRPARRRDCESEEPLYQASDLYGLIPSNPRKTPEAHEVIARMVDGSRFHEFKARYGQTLTCGFAHWTGHQVGIVANNGVLLSEAALKGTHFVELCAQRRIPLIFLQNITGFMVGKEYEARGIIKDGAKMVQAVATADVPKFTVIIGASHGAGNYAMCGRAYGPRFLFLWPNARTSVMGAQQAAHVLATVKRQQRAREHVTLSEDEQRKMSESTMSQYEREGSPYFSTARLWDDGIIDPSDTRRILGLCLDVAMTMAVHPSRPPVFRM; encoded by the coding sequence ATGCGCATCATCAAGACCTCGCTCGTGACGACATCCGAAGAATTCTCGGCAAACGTGGCCCACTACCAGGGGCTGAGAGCCGATCTCGACAAACATCTCTCTCTTGCAGAGGCCGGTGGTCCGGCCGACGCCGTCGCACTGCATAAACAACGAGGCAAACTGACGGTTCGCGAACGGGTCGCGGCACTGCTGGACCCCGATTCTCCATGGCTCGAACTGAGCCCCCTCGCCGCCTGCGGGATGTACGAGGAGCAGGTTCCCGCCGCCGGTCTGATCAGCGGCATCGGCTTCGTGTCTGGACGGCCCTGCGTCATCGCCGCCAACGACGCCACGGTCAAGGGCGGCACCTATTTTCCGATGACGATCAAGAAACATCTGAGGGCGCAGGAGATCGCCCTGGAGAACCGGCTGCCCGCGATCTACCTTGCCGACTCCGGAGGAATCTTCCTGCCCATGCAGGCCGAACTCTTTGCGGACAAGAACCACTTCGGGCGGATCTTCTACAACCAGGCGCGGATGTCCGCACTGGGCATTCCGCAGATTGCCGTGGTCATGGGCATGTGTACGGCGGGCGGCGCCTACGTACCGGCGATGAGCGACGAGAATGTCATCGTGAAGGGAACCGGCACCATCTATTTGGGCGGGCCGCCCCTGGTGAAGGCTGCGACCGGCGAGGAGGTGACCCCTGAAGAACTCGGCGGCGCCGACCTGCACACGAGACTGTCCGGCGTGAGCGACCATCTGGCCGAGAACGACCAGGACGCGCTGAAGATCTGCCGGTCGATCGTTGCCACCTTGCCCCGACGGCCTGCGAGACGGCGTGACTGCGAGAGCGAGGAACCGCTCTACCAGGCCAGTGACCTCTACGGACTCATCCCGAGCAATCCCCGGAAGACGCCCGAGGCGCACGAGGTGATCGCCCGGATGGTGGACGGAAGCAGATTTCACGAGTTCAAGGCGCGCTACGGCCAAACATTGACCTGCGGATTCGCCCACTGGACTGGGCATCAGGTCGGCATCGTCGCCAATAACGGCGTGCTGTTGTCGGAGGCCGCCTTGAAGGGGACGCATTTCGTCGAGCTTTGCGCCCAGCGACGCATCCCGCTCATCTTTCTGCAGAACATCACCGGATTCATGGTCGGCAAAGAGTATGAAGCCCGCGGGATCATCAAAGACGGCGCGAAGATGGTGCAGGCGGTGGCAACCGCCGACGTGCCGAAATTCACGGTCATCATCGGCGCCTCCCACGGCGCCGGCAATTACGCGATGTGCGGCCGCGCCTATGGACCGCGCTTCCTCTTCCTCTGGCCGAACGCGCGGACGTCGGTGATGGGGGCGCAGCAGGCCGCCCATGTACTGGCGACCGTCAAACGGCAGCAACGGGCGAGGGAGCACGTCACGCTCTCCGAGGACGAGCAGCGGAAGATGAGTGAGTCCACCATGTCCCAGTATGAGCGGGAAGGCAGCCCCTATTTCAGCACGGCCCGCCTCTGGGATGACGGGATCATCGATCCATCCGACACGCGACGCATCCTTGGCCTATGTTTGGACGTCGCCATGACTATGGCGGTCCATCCGTCGCGCCCACCGGTGTTTCGCATGTGA
- the prpB gene encoding methylisocitrate lyase produces MRDERGTRRARRFRELLDKQTLILPGAFNALTAMQIERAGFHALYVSGAGMSAARGLPDIGLLSLTEAAYDSATITKAVAIPAIVDADTGFGPPLAVMRTVKEFEAAGLAGMQIEDQEMPKKCGHLPGKRVVPTDDMAGKIRAAADARQDPDFFIIARTDARAIEGLESAVRRARIYIDAGADAIFPEALESADEFRTFARHLAKEGGKAPLVANMTEFGKTPYLSVAEFEELGYRLVLFPVTALRMATQAVDEMLSELKTRGSQRGLLERMYTRTKLYDLLRYADYEQWDRRVHSTEDGHANR; encoded by the coding sequence ATGCGCGACGAACGAGGAACGAGAAGAGCACGCCGTTTCCGCGAACTGCTCGACAAGCAGACGCTCATCCTTCCAGGAGCGTTCAATGCCCTGACGGCCATGCAGATCGAGCGTGCCGGCTTCCACGCGCTGTACGTGTCGGGCGCCGGTATGTCGGCCGCACGAGGACTCCCGGATATCGGCCTGCTCTCTTTGACGGAAGCGGCATACGACTCGGCGACCATCACCAAGGCCGTGGCGATCCCCGCCATCGTGGACGCGGACACGGGTTTCGGACCTCCGCTCGCCGTGATGCGGACGGTGAAGGAATTCGAGGCAGCCGGGTTGGCCGGGATGCAGATCGAAGATCAGGAGATGCCCAAGAAATGCGGACATCTTCCGGGAAAGCGGGTGGTCCCGACCGACGACATGGCCGGCAAGATCCGCGCGGCGGCCGATGCCAGGCAGGATCCGGATTTTTTCATCATCGCCCGCACGGACGCGCGCGCCATCGAAGGGTTGGAGTCGGCCGTGCGGCGGGCGCGAATCTACATCGACGCCGGCGCGGACGCGATATTCCCCGAAGCCCTCGAGTCAGCCGACGAATTCCGCACATTCGCCCGACACCTCGCCAAGGAAGGCGGGAAGGCCCCGCTGGTCGCCAATATGACCGAATTCGGCAAGACTCCCTATCTGAGCGTAGCGGAGTTCGAAGAACTTGGCTATCGCCTGGTGCTGTTTCCTGTCACGGCACTGCGTATGGCGACACAGGCGGTCGATGAGATGCTGTCTGAACTGAAGACCCGCGGCTCGCAGCGCGGCCTGTTGGAGCGGATGTATACGAGAACGAAGCTCTATGACCTGCTGCGGTACGCGGACTATGAGCAATGGGATCGTCGCGTTCATTCGACGGAAGACGGCCATGCGAATCGCTGA
- a CDS encoding class I adenylate-forming enzyme family protein, whose translation MSTSTTVAEEIARARQTEDPSPALPWNSFADFFRSRVYDRDLVNRPFLTYYDDDRQLHCTYSYAEFGTLVQQAASFLHDRIGLRRGDRLATILFNHDVTVVLYFAAWATGITIVPINAEETAEKKRFILGHSEAAALCCWHSDIKDVREFQRDLPSLRHVIPVNDEGFRDGSWYRSAGVKDSPPRISHLAPFSSDLNDEALIVYTSGTTGPPKGVILTVRNLLTDADAIADWHRFDVNDRLMCVLPIHHVNGTVVTLLTPFYCKGSVVLNRKFKSTTFWRRLHEEGVTCVSVVPTLLEFLLDADEDLAPYRLDRLKGFICGAGPMLKATALRFEARFHCPIRHGYGLSETTCYSCFLPNDLSPEERRHWLSAYEFPSIGVPVRHNAMAILDERGQLLPEGTRGEICICGTTVCNGYYKRDDANEAAFRRGWFRSGDEGFFRRDKHGRPFFFISGRLKELIIRGGVNISPLEIDDVLKRHPLVQFAMTVPFEHRYYGEEIAAYVVPRAGLSQPTEADLQRHCRRFLPFSKCPKIILFGQDVPYTSTGKPKRLELKTRLASELVMYREHQFTENDR comes from the coding sequence ATGTCGACATCGACCACCGTCGCTGAAGAGATTGCCCGGGCGCGGCAGACGGAAGACCCTTCTCCTGCTCTTCCGTGGAATTCGTTCGCGGATTTCTTCCGATCCCGAGTCTATGATCGAGACCTGGTCAACCGGCCGTTCCTGACCTACTACGACGACGACCGGCAGCTTCATTGTACATACAGCTACGCCGAATTCGGCACCCTGGTCCAGCAGGCTGCTTCGTTTCTCCACGACCGAATCGGACTTCGACGCGGGGACCGGTTGGCGACGATCCTTTTCAACCATGACGTCACCGTCGTGCTCTACTTTGCCGCCTGGGCGACGGGAATCACGATCGTGCCGATCAACGCCGAGGAAACTGCGGAGAAGAAGCGGTTTATCCTCGGTCATTCGGAGGCGGCGGCCCTGTGCTGCTGGCACAGTGACATCAAGGACGTGCGCGAGTTCCAGCGAGACCTGCCAAGCCTGCGCCACGTGATTCCGGTGAACGACGAAGGCTTCCGGGATGGTTCTTGGTACAGATCCGCAGGCGTCAAGGACTCGCCTCCGAGGATCTCTCACCTTGCGCCTTTCTCATCAGACCTGAACGATGAAGCCCTCATCGTCTATACCTCGGGGACCACGGGACCGCCCAAGGGTGTGATCCTCACCGTCCGGAATCTCTTGACCGACGCCGATGCGATCGCCGACTGGCATCGCTTCGACGTGAATGATCGCTTGATGTGCGTGCTCCCTATCCATCATGTGAACGGAACGGTCGTGACGCTCCTTACCCCGTTCTATTGCAAGGGAAGCGTGGTGCTGAATCGCAAGTTCAAGAGCACGACCTTCTGGCGGAGGCTGCATGAGGAGGGCGTCACCTGTGTCAGCGTCGTGCCCACCCTTCTTGAATTCCTGTTGGATGCAGACGAGGACCTGGCGCCCTACCGGCTGGACCGGTTGAAGGGCTTCATTTGCGGCGCAGGGCCAATGTTGAAAGCCACCGCGCTTCGCTTCGAAGCGCGGTTCCATTGTCCCATCCGCCACGGCTACGGGCTGTCCGAAACGACGTGTTACTCATGTTTCCTGCCCAACGATCTGTCGCCCGAGGAGCGCCGCCACTGGCTGAGCGCCTATGAGTTCCCCTCGATCGGAGTGCCGGTGCGGCACAATGCGATGGCCATTCTCGACGAACGCGGGCAACTTCTGCCGGAGGGAACGCGAGGAGAAATCTGCATCTGCGGCACGACCGTCTGCAACGGCTACTACAAGCGCGACGACGCCAACGAGGCGGCATTCCGACGGGGCTGGTTCCGCTCAGGGGACGAAGGGTTCTTCCGGCGGGACAAGCACGGGAGACCGTTTTTCTTCATTTCAGGACGGCTGAAAGAATTGATCATTCGTGGCGGCGTCAACATTTCGCCGCTCGAGATCGATGATGTGCTGAAGCGTCATCCGCTCGTCCAGTTCGCCATGACCGTTCCGTTCGAACACCGGTACTATGGGGAAGAGATCGCCGCCTACGTCGTCCCGCGAGCGGGCCTCTCCCAACCGACCGAAGCGGATCTGCAAAGGCATTGCCGTCGGTTCCTTCCCTTCTCCAAATGTCCGAAAATCATCCTTTTCGGACAGGACGTTCCCTACACCTCGACCGGAAAACCCAAACGGCTGGAGCTGAAAACCCGCCTCGCTTCCGAACTCGTCATGTACCGCGAGCACCAATTCACCGAAAATGACCGATAA
- a CDS encoding MmgE/PrpD family protein: MISQLREVQRMKIEEGIHIGKERPLLADRLARYSRTLRYEDLPGAVVHEVKRRIMDSLGCALGAWNAPPCRIARRIAESVKVAGGTTLWGTGHKTLPDLAAFANGAMVRYLDFNDTYLAREPAHPSDNLAAVLAAGEACHASGKSVILAAVVAYEVQCRLCDAAALRPRGWDHVTYGPFSSALGAAKVMKLSASKTEQAVNLAGVANVALRQTRVGDLSMWKACAFSNAARNGVFAATLARSGMTGPAPIFEGEKGFMRLVSGPLDLFPFAGEMAQASSMAGSQSPSFKILDTYIKHYPVEYHAQTAVEAALAIREDLLKAEGDGALASISEVEIASYDVAIEIIGRDPEKWRPRTRETADHSFPFCVAATLLDGKMTLRSFDGARLTDPALQALMQKVRVVPQSDFVGRYPEAMPTRLMVRTRAGNVYLQEVDHPLGHPKNPMSDQQVEDKFRLLAEKTLSRERMRTLIRSVWTLDRLRDIGALMPLLRIRNR; this comes from the coding sequence ATGATTTCTCAGCTGCGCGAAGTACAGCGCATGAAGATTGAAGAAGGCATACACATCGGAAAGGAGCGGCCGTTGCTGGCGGACCGTCTCGCCCGCTACAGCCGAACCCTCCGATACGAAGACTTGCCCGGCGCCGTCGTGCACGAGGTGAAGCGGCGGATCATGGACAGTCTGGGTTGCGCACTGGGAGCCTGGAATGCGCCGCCCTGCCGGATCGCGCGCCGCATCGCGGAATCCGTCAAGGTCGCCGGCGGCACGACGCTCTGGGGCACAGGTCATAAAACGCTCCCCGATCTCGCCGCCTTCGCCAACGGCGCGATGGTCCGGTATCTCGACTTCAACGATACCTATCTCGCGCGGGAACCGGCGCATCCCTCGGACAACCTTGCGGCCGTGCTTGCAGCCGGAGAGGCGTGTCATGCGTCGGGGAAATCCGTGATTCTGGCCGCGGTAGTCGCCTATGAAGTGCAATGCCGCCTGTGTGACGCAGCGGCGCTGCGTCCGCGCGGCTGGGACCATGTCACCTACGGGCCCTTCTCCTCGGCTCTCGGGGCCGCCAAGGTGATGAAGCTCTCCGCCTCGAAGACCGAGCAGGCCGTCAACCTGGCCGGTGTCGCGAACGTCGCGCTGCGCCAGACGCGCGTGGGCGATCTGTCCATGTGGAAGGCCTGCGCCTTTTCCAACGCAGCTCGCAACGGGGTCTTCGCCGCCACCCTGGCTCGCAGCGGCATGACCGGCCCCGCGCCGATCTTCGAAGGAGAGAAGGGCTTCATGAGACTGGTATCCGGACCGCTCGATCTCTTCCCATTCGCGGGAGAGATGGCACAGGCATCCTCCATGGCCGGGAGCCAGTCCCCCTCGTTCAAGATCCTGGATACCTATATCAAACACTACCCGGTGGAATATCACGCGCAAACGGCGGTGGAGGCCGCGCTGGCGATCCGGGAGGATCTGCTGAAAGCTGAGGGCGACGGCGCACTTGCTTCCATCTCCGAGGTCGAAATCGCCAGCTATGACGTCGCGATCGAAATTATCGGACGCGACCCGGAAAAATGGCGGCCTCGCACGCGAGAAACCGCCGACCACAGCTTTCCCTTCTGCGTGGCTGCGACCCTCCTGGACGGCAAGATGACGCTGCGCTCGTTCGACGGCGCTCGCCTCACTGATCCGGCGCTACAAGCGTTGATGCAGAAGGTGCGCGTCGTTCCGCAATCTGATTTCGTCGGCCGCTACCCGGAGGCCATGCCGACGCGCCTCATGGTTCGGACGAGGGCCGGAAACGTCTATCTCCAAGAGGTGGACCATCCCCTGGGCCATCCCAAGAACCCGATGTCCGACCAACAGGTGGAAGACAAGTTCCGCCTGCTGGCCGAAAAAACATTGAGTCGCGAGCGGATGAGGACGCTGATCCGGTCGGTCTGGACGCTCGACCGGCTGAGGGACATCGGGGCGTTGATGCCGTTGCTGAGAATCCGTAATCGGTGA
- a CDS encoding enoyl-CoA hydratase-related protein, translating to MSHQLLLTVSHHVARITLHNPPANVLNLSMLKQLEHVLSEVEEDEFVRVMIVTGSGRFFCAGADLNELAHLNTMHGGAEFAVRGQSLLNRIERSEKPVLAALNGTSVGGGLELALACHIRLAAAGIMMGLPEVKLGLIPGFGGTQRLPRVVGASRAAEMILTGESLSAEEGQRIGLVSRVVPQHELMAQAEAVATVISSRGKPAIEAALHAIRGGLDIPLSEGLDREAELFGRLCATDDKRAAVQAFLEKRHSRLTEANA from the coding sequence ATGTCGCACCAACTGTTATTGACCGTCTCTCACCACGTTGCACGAATCACCCTCCACAATCCGCCGGCGAATGTGCTCAACCTCTCCATGCTCAAACAATTGGAACACGTGCTGAGCGAGGTGGAGGAAGACGAGTTTGTCCGGGTGATGATCGTGACCGGTTCCGGACGATTCTTCTGTGCGGGAGCGGATCTCAATGAGCTGGCCCATCTCAATACGATGCACGGCGGAGCAGAATTCGCCGTGCGCGGACAGTCGCTGCTCAATCGTATCGAGCGATCGGAGAAGCCCGTTCTTGCCGCCCTCAACGGCACCTCCGTCGGCGGAGGTCTGGAGCTGGCCTTGGCGTGCCACATTCGATTGGCCGCCGCCGGCATCATGATGGGGTTGCCGGAAGTCAAACTCGGCCTCATACCGGGATTTGGAGGCACCCAACGGCTCCCGAGAGTGGTGGGCGCGTCACGAGCGGCCGAAATGATCCTGACCGGTGAAAGCCTGTCCGCGGAAGAAGGGCAGCGGATCGGTCTGGTCAGCCGAGTCGTACCGCAGCACGAGTTGATGGCGCAGGCCGAAGCCGTCGCGACGGTGATTTCGTCACGCGGCAAACCCGCGATCGAGGCGGCGCTGCATGCGATCAGAGGAGGGCTCGACATCCCCCTGTCCGAAGGGCTGGACCGGGAGGCCGAATTGTTCGGCCGCCTATGCGCGACCGACGACAAGAGGGCAGCGGTCCAGGCGTTTCTCGAAAAGCGTCATTCGCGGCTCACAGAGGCGAACGCATGA
- a CDS encoding hydroxymethylglutaryl-CoA lyase, which produces MSLGNGHNRVARPIRIIEVGPRDGLQNEPAIVPTSAKVSFVNALSRTGAAEIEIGSFVSPHAIPQLADSDEVARKMERLPGVTYSALVPNEKGLERARAAAIEKIAVFTAASETFARRNIKCGVLESIDRFAPLVAEAKRDGMTVRGYISTATHCPFEGAVDPGRVIKVMQRLLHIGIDEISLGDTIGKAAPNDVRRLLDATLPHIERSRLSLHFHDTYGMAVANVLAAWTDYGIEAFDTAAGGLGGCPYAPGASGNVATEDVVYALKASGAILTVDEQQVAAAARQISRALDRPLASRLSRIQTDRTSYEPVT; this is translated from the coding sequence ATGTCGCTCGGTAACGGGCATAACAGGGTTGCAAGGCCGATCCGTATTATCGAAGTCGGTCCGAGGGACGGACTGCAAAATGAACCGGCGATCGTCCCGACCTCTGCCAAGGTGTCGTTTGTCAACGCCCTGTCTCGAACGGGAGCGGCGGAAATCGAGATCGGGTCATTCGTATCCCCCCATGCGATCCCCCAGCTGGCCGATTCAGACGAGGTCGCTCGCAAAATGGAACGCCTACCTGGCGTGACCTATTCGGCTCTGGTGCCCAACGAGAAGGGATTGGAACGGGCGAGAGCCGCGGCGATAGAAAAGATCGCGGTCTTCACCGCGGCCTCGGAGACGTTCGCCAGGCGCAACATCAAATGCGGGGTCCTGGAATCGATCGACCGGTTCGCGCCGCTGGTGGCCGAAGCCAAACGGGACGGGATGACCGTGCGCGGCTACATTTCCACCGCGACCCACTGTCCCTTTGAAGGCGCCGTCGATCCGGGCCGCGTCATCAAGGTCATGCAACGGCTGCTACACATCGGAATCGATGAAATTTCCCTTGGAGACACCATCGGCAAAGCCGCTCCGAACGATGTGCGACGGCTGTTGGATGCAACCCTCCCGCACATTGAGCGAAGCCGGCTCTCCCTGCACTTCCATGATACCTACGGCATGGCCGTCGCCAATGTCCTGGCAGCCTGGACAGATTACGGCATCGAGGCCTTCGATACGGCCGCCGGCGGACTGGGCGGCTGCCCCTACGCGCCGGGAGCATCGGGCAACGTGGCGACGGAAGACGTGGTCTACGCCCTCAAAGCCTCGGGAGCCATCCTGACGGTAGACGAACAACAGGTGGCTGCGGCAGCCAGACAGATCTCACGGGCGTTAGACCGTCCCCTCGCGTCTCGACTGTCGCGCATCCAAACGGACCGAACCTCCTATGAGCCTGTGACATGA
- a CDS encoding enoyl-CoA hydratase-related protein, whose amino-acid sequence MTHPAAILIESHDGVTRVTLNRPHRRNAFDAGMVEALSRVFDESGRNPSVRAVVLTGNGPAFCAGADIDWMRSGGTRSAPERRKDAEELMRMFRAIDECPCPVIARVQGPAFGGGVGMIAACDIAVAVEDATFALSEVRLGMVPSVIAPVLLRKTGESFLRRCCLTGEPFSASAAKQGNLIHDVVEKTQLDARVDELIQSVLRAAPQAAQDTKALLHRLPALSGNEQWNTCVESNVRARLSDEAQEGFRAFLERRAPVWTAMPGKRGSRSAPE is encoded by the coding sequence ATGACGCATCCAGCCGCCATCCTAATCGAATCGCACGACGGCGTGACCCGCGTGACACTGAACCGTCCTCACAGGCGGAACGCGTTCGATGCCGGTATGGTCGAAGCACTGTCCCGGGTCTTTGACGAGTCGGGCCGGAACCCCTCGGTCCGAGCGGTCGTCTTGACGGGCAATGGTCCCGCGTTTTGCGCCGGCGCGGATATCGACTGGATGAGATCCGGTGGAACGCGGTCCGCGCCGGAGAGGCGGAAAGATGCTGAGGAGCTCATGAGGATGTTTCGCGCCATCGACGAATGTCCCTGCCCCGTCATCGCGCGAGTCCAGGGACCGGCCTTCGGAGGCGGAGTCGGCATGATCGCAGCCTGTGACATCGCCGTGGCGGTGGAGGACGCGACGTTCGCCCTCAGCGAAGTCCGTTTGGGGATGGTGCCGTCGGTGATCGCTCCTGTTCTGCTCCGAAAGACCGGCGAATCCTTCCTGCGACGATGCTGCCTGACCGGAGAACCATTCTCCGCGTCGGCCGCCAAACAGGGCAACCTCATTCACGATGTCGTCGAAAAGACTCAGCTCGATGCCCGCGTCGATGAGTTGATTCAGTCGGTCCTGCGTGCCGCGCCGCAGGCGGCACAGGACACCAAAGCCCTGCTCCACCGGCTGCCCGCCCTGTCCGGCAACGAGCAATGGAATACCTGCGTCGAATCCAACGTCCGCGCTCGCCTTTCGGACGAAGCGCAGGAAGGATTCCGGGCCTTTCTTGAACGACGTGCGCCCGTCTGGACTGCGATGCCCGGAAAGCGAGGGAGTCGAAGCGCCCCCGAATAA
- the meaB gene encoding methylmalonyl Co-A mutase-associated GTPase MeaB — MTALDLRRSGRETTDVAVLADRVKTGDVRAVSRLITLLENRDPDGAAALRLLDSGSRHADVTGITGYPGAGKSTLIAQLAAAYRRSGRTVGVLAVDISSIVTKGALLGDRIRMGDHTLDHGVYIRSMAARGHHGGLAPTTREAALVLDAAGYDVVLVETVGVGQGEIEIMDVAHTVVAVVAPGLGDEVQAMKAGLLEVAPIIVLNKGDHAGANSTLRDLRAWCPHVVRTVATTGEGIPELVAAIAAHRRSHKTHDDGTPGARPKPRLV, encoded by the coding sequence ATGACTGCCTTGGACCTGCGCCGATCCGGGCGAGAGACGACCGACGTGGCGGTTTTGGCCGACAGGGTCAAGACCGGCGACGTTCGTGCCGTTTCGCGGCTGATCACGCTCTTGGAGAATCGAGACCCGGACGGAGCCGCCGCATTGCGGCTGCTCGACTCGGGGTCCCGCCACGCGGACGTAACGGGTATTACCGGTTATCCGGGAGCCGGCAAGAGCACCCTGATCGCTCAACTTGCGGCTGCCTACCGACGTTCGGGCAGGACAGTCGGAGTGCTGGCCGTCGATATCAGCAGTATCGTGACGAAGGGCGCCCTGCTCGGCGATCGCATCAGGATGGGAGATCACACGCTGGATCATGGGGTGTACATCAGGAGCATGGCCGCTCGCGGCCATCACGGGGGGCTCGCCCCAACCACCCGGGAAGCCGCGCTCGTGTTGGACGCGGCCGGGTACGACGTGGTGTTGGTCGAAACGGTCGGAGTCGGTCAGGGCGAAATAGAGATCATGGACGTCGCCCACACCGTGGTCGCAGTCGTGGCACCCGGCCTGGGCGACGAGGTCCAAGCGATGAAGGCGGGTCTGTTGGAAGTCGCCCCGATCATCGTACTCAACAAAGGCGACCATGCCGGGGCTAATTCCACCCTCCGCGACCTACGGGCCTGGTGCCCGCACGTCGTCCGGACTGTTGCCACGACGGGCGAGGGGATCCCCGAACTGGTAGCCGCGATTGCCGCGCATCGACGGAGCCACAAGACGCATGATGATGGAACGCCTGGCGCCCGGCCCAAGCCGCGCTTGGTCTAG